One stretch of Pseudomonadota bacterium DNA includes these proteins:
- a CDS encoding alpha/beta hydrolase, which translates to MLADGNDQVPIYSTRRPSRCERLSIRGVGYNLRRWGRADARPILFLHGGRDSSITFQFVVDALTQDWSVIAPDFRGHGGSEWSTQGYWLHEVLADLDALFLQVLSDRPTAVVGHSMGGNLASIYAGLRPDRVSKLVSLDAFGPPLHQVPADMSAVLGRYLDRIRQPREPIAYPSIAAMAQRLRHANRRLELDKAMFLAEHSSSRQADGSYRWRFDPSYQGSLPSLHHMDEWRAIWSRIRAPVLWIAAGDHRANAPGSDPEVLAARREMMPSLAFERIPDTGHNLHHDAPATVGQLIERFLC; encoded by the coding sequence ATGCTGGCTGACGGTAACGATCAGGTCCCGATTTATTCGACGCGACGGCCATCGCGCTGCGAACGGCTGTCGATTCGCGGTGTCGGCTACAACCTGCGCCGATGGGGCCGGGCCGACGCGCGACCGATCCTGTTCCTGCACGGGGGGAGGGACAGCTCCATCACCTTTCAGTTCGTAGTCGACGCGCTGACGCAGGACTGGTCGGTCATCGCCCCTGATTTCCGCGGGCATGGCGGCTCTGAATGGAGCACGCAGGGCTATTGGTTGCACGAGGTCCTCGCCGATCTCGACGCGCTTTTTCTCCAGGTTTTGAGCGACCGCCCGACTGCGGTCGTAGGTCACAGCATGGGTGGCAACCTTGCCAGCATCTATGCCGGACTGCGTCCCGACCGCGTGAGCAAGCTCGTCTCCCTGGATGCGTTCGGGCCGCCTCTGCACCAGGTGCCGGCGGACATGAGCGCCGTGCTGGGCAGGTATTTGGATCGAATAAGGCAGCCACGTGAGCCCATCGCCTATCCCTCGATTGCCGCCATGGCCCAGCGGCTGCGGCATGCCAATCGCAGGCTCGAACTCGACAAGGCGATGTTCCTTGCCGAGCATTCGAGCTCGCGGCAGGCCGATGGGAGCTATCGATGGCGCTTCGATCCCAGCTATCAGGGCTCACTGCCATCTCTCCATCACATGGATGAGTGGCGCGCTATTTGGTCGCGAATTCGTGCTCCGGTGCTGTGGATCGCCGCTGGCGATCACCGCGCCAATGCGCCGGGAAGCGATCCCGAGGTGTTGGCGGCGCGGCGGGAGATGATGCCGTCGCTGGCCTTCGAGCGAATACCCGATACCGGGCACAATCTTCACCACGACGCGCCGGCGACGGTCGGCCAGCTGATCGAGCGCTTCCTGTGCTAG
- a CDS encoding alcohol dehydrogenase catalytic domain-containing protein has product MRAVVLPRFGGPDVFTCEEVARPIPAPDQILIRVAACGVCGHDLLNRAGHFPHTKLPAVMGHEIAGTVVETGALVTRFKPDDRVAVIQRLACGLCALCRSGRENLCVSGPGFYGEGISGGYGEFVLASERNATTVPAGIPLHLAAMVSCAIGTGYHALHRARLALGDTVVITAASGGVGIHTVKLAKLMGLRTIAVSSSASKVERLREAGASEVVVSADMAFHKDVRALTNGDGADAAIEIAGTPTFNASVRSLKAGGRMVIVGNVDPGNVAINPAMAILKELEFIGSAHATLSDLKAVLGLVARGEITPEVAASFPVAEAAAAHSLMEARKAAGRVVLMHDHAG; this is encoded by the coding sequence ATGCGCGCCGTGGTTCTTCCAAGGTTCGGCGGGCCGGACGTCTTTACCTGCGAAGAGGTGGCACGACCGATTCCCGCACCCGACCAGATACTGATCCGGGTGGCGGCCTGTGGCGTCTGCGGCCACGACCTGCTCAACCGTGCCGGCCACTTCCCGCACACCAAGCTGCCGGCGGTAATGGGTCACGAGATCGCCGGAACGGTGGTCGAAACCGGCGCGCTGGTCACGCGGTTTAAACCAGACGACCGCGTCGCCGTGATCCAGCGCCTGGCCTGCGGCCTCTGTGCACTCTGTCGGAGCGGGCGGGAGAATTTGTGCGTGTCGGGTCCCGGCTTCTATGGCGAGGGCATTTCCGGCGGCTATGGCGAGTTCGTCCTGGCGTCCGAGCGGAACGCCACAACGGTGCCGGCAGGCATCCCGCTGCATCTTGCGGCGATGGTGAGCTGCGCCATCGGCACCGGCTACCACGCCCTGCACCGTGCACGCCTCGCGCTTGGCGACACCGTCGTGATCACGGCGGCCAGCGGCGGCGTCGGTATCCACACGGTCAAGCTCGCCAAGCTCATGGGGCTTCGGACGATTGCGGTCTCCAGCTCGGCCTCCAAGGTCGAGCGATTGCGCGAGGCCGGTGCGAGCGAGGTGGTGGTGTCGGCGGACATGGCGTTTCACAAGGACGTGCGGGCGCTAACCAACGGCGATGGCGCGGACGCGGCCATCGAGATCGCTGGAACGCCCACCTTCAATGCCAGCGTACGGTCGTTGAAGGCCGGCGGTCGGATGGTCATCGTCGGTAACGTCGATCCGGGCAATGTTGCCATCAACCCGGCAATGGCGATCCTGAAAGAGCTCGAGTTCATCGGCAGCGCGCATGCGACCTTGTCCGACCTCAAAGCGGTCCTGGGTCTGGTGGCGAGAGGAGAGATCACGCCGGAAGTGGCCGCGAGCTTCCCTGTGGCCGAAGCGGCCGCGGCGCACAGCCTCATGGAGGCACGCAAGGCTGCCGGCCGCGTCGTCCTGATGCACGACCATGCTGGCTGA
- a CDS encoding acyl-CoA/acyl-ACP dehydrogenase: protein MDFDFSSEQYMFRESIRGFLEESYDLKKVSALMAGEGRDPRLWSKLAELGCFSMLVPEEHGGLGLSFVDLALVIEEFGRALVPAPVVETIVSTDAVARFGTEAQKAQLLPSIAEGKLTMVPAIAEAEAGFSPDDIAMTAEVAGNGWSVSGRKILVPHAKTADVLLVATRFGTDGKLGLVLCEPSRSGVSLRRHEAFDPAGRFYEVSFDRVRIVRDEILGGDPSGRSVERLLDASGAAAAMLMTGVAGKMLDRSIDYAAQRIQFDKPIGSFQAIKHKCADMAVAIEASQSAAYYAAWALAEEAPELTKAVSIAKSFCGDTARQVCNEGIQIHGGIGFTWELGLHLYLRRAKVLEYSYGDAAYHRERVLASALAEIQRRA, encoded by the coding sequence ATGGATTTCGATTTCAGCTCCGAGCAGTACATGTTCCGAGAATCTATCCGCGGTTTCCTCGAGGAGAGCTACGATCTGAAGAAGGTCAGCGCCTTGATGGCGGGCGAAGGCCGTGATCCGCGCTTGTGGTCGAAGCTGGCGGAGCTTGGGTGCTTCTCCATGTTGGTGCCGGAAGAGCATGGGGGACTCGGCCTATCCTTCGTCGACCTGGCGCTCGTGATAGAGGAATTCGGCCGTGCCCTCGTTCCGGCGCCGGTGGTGGAGACCATCGTCTCGACCGACGCCGTCGCGCGCTTCGGCACGGAGGCACAGAAGGCGCAGCTACTGCCGTCGATCGCCGAGGGCAAGCTGACGATGGTGCCGGCGATCGCCGAGGCGGAGGCCGGTTTCAGCCCCGACGATATAGCGATGACAGCGGAAGTGGCCGGAAACGGCTGGAGCGTGAGTGGACGGAAGATCCTGGTTCCCCATGCGAAAACCGCCGATGTCCTCCTGGTTGCGACGCGCTTTGGTACTGACGGGAAACTCGGCCTCGTGCTGTGCGAACCGAGCCGCAGTGGCGTGAGCCTCCGCCGGCATGAGGCTTTCGACCCTGCCGGCCGCTTTTACGAGGTCTCCTTCGACAGGGTGCGGATCGTCCGCGACGAAATCCTCGGCGGCGATCCCTCCGGCCGATCGGTTGAACGGCTTTTGGATGCGAGCGGTGCCGCCGCCGCGATGCTGATGACCGGTGTGGCCGGCAAGATGCTGGACCGGTCCATCGACTATGCGGCCCAGCGCATACAGTTCGATAAGCCGATCGGCTCGTTCCAGGCGATCAAGCACAAGTGTGCCGACATGGCGGTGGCGATCGAGGCCAGCCAGTCCGCCGCCTATTACGCCGCCTGGGCCCTCGCCGAGGAGGCGCCGGAGCTGACCAAGGCCGTTTCGATCGCCAAGTCCTTCTGTGGCGATACCGCGCGCCAGGTCTGCAACGAGGGTATCCAGATCCATGGCGGGATCGGCTTCACCTGGGAGCTGGGCCTGCACCTCTACCTTCGGCGCGCCAAGGTGCTCGAATACTCCTATGGCGATGCTGCCTATCACCGTGAGCGCGTGCTCGCCTCGGCGCTGGCCGAGATCCAGAGGAGAGCCTAG
- a CDS encoding acyl-CoA dehydrogenase produces MDFAYSAEDLKFRDDLRRWLTANLPAGWGRTVFEPKDEDERARFRLDWEKKLFKGGWNGIAWPKQYGGRGATLIEQGIFAEEMARARAPEGLNIIGRNLTGSTLLHHGTEAQKQRFLPKILSGEEVWCQGFSEPNAGSDLASVKCQAARDGDHFVVNGQKIWTSFAQYAQWCILLARTDPSLPKHKGISFLLVDMKTPGITIRPLRQISGESEFNESFFDDVRVPAQNLVGELNGGWKIAMTTLAYERGPEDALGRQIRFKLELDQLLETASTLKRGGKAAIDDPVLRQKLAKSVVEIELMRLNCLRSFSKSLKGEPPGPSASMLKLYWSHVTQSMYETALETLGPLAPLGEGDSLSPADGRFQLSFLQSRAFTIYSGSSEIQRNIIAERVLGLPK; encoded by the coding sequence ATGGACTTCGCTTACAGCGCCGAAGACCTCAAGTTCCGCGACGACCTCCGTCGATGGCTGACAGCGAACCTGCCCGCGGGCTGGGGCAGGACCGTGTTCGAGCCAAAGGATGAGGATGAGCGCGCCCGCTTCCGTCTCGACTGGGAGAAGAAGCTCTTCAAGGGTGGCTGGAACGGCATCGCCTGGCCGAAGCAATACGGCGGTCGCGGCGCCACGCTGATCGAGCAGGGGATCTTCGCCGAGGAAATGGCGCGGGCGCGGGCACCCGAAGGGCTCAACATCATCGGCCGGAACCTGACCGGCTCGACCCTGCTGCATCACGGGACCGAGGCGCAGAAGCAGCGCTTCCTGCCGAAGATCCTGTCGGGCGAGGAGGTCTGGTGCCAGGGTTTCTCCGAACCGAACGCAGGATCCGATCTCGCCTCGGTCAAGTGCCAGGCGGCCCGCGACGGCGATCACTTCGTCGTCAACGGCCAGAAGATCTGGACCAGCTTCGCGCAATACGCGCAGTGGTGCATCCTGTTGGCCCGCACCGATCCGTCGTTGCCGAAGCACAAGGGCATCAGCTTCCTTCTCGTCGACATGAAGACACCGGGCATCACCATTCGGCCGCTGAGGCAGATCTCCGGCGAGAGCGAGTTCAACGAGTCCTTCTTCGATGATGTCCGCGTGCCGGCGCAGAACCTGGTCGGCGAGCTCAATGGCGGCTGGAAAATCGCCATGACCACGCTCGCCTATGAGCGGGGACCGGAGGATGCGCTCGGCCGCCAGATACGCTTCAAGCTCGAGCTCGATCAACTCCTCGAGACAGCGTCGACCCTGAAGCGCGGCGGCAAGGCAGCCATCGATGACCCGGTGCTGCGTCAAAAGCTGGCGAAGTCCGTGGTCGAGATCGAGCTGATGCGCCTCAACTGTCTGCGCAGCTTCAGCAAGTCGTTGAAGGGCGAACCGCCGGGCCCAAGCGCTTCGATGCTGAAGCTCTACTGGAGCCATGTGACGCAGTCGATGTACGAGACTGCACTGGAGACGCTGGGTCCGCTGGCGCCGCTCGGCGAAGGGGATTCATTGTCCCCGGCCGACGGACGCTTTCAGCTGAGCTTCCTGCAGTCGCGTGCCTTCACCATTTACTCGGGCTCATCGGAGATCCAGCGCAACATCATCGCCGAGCGCGTGCTCGGCCTGCCGAAGTAG
- a CDS encoding enoyl-CoA hydratase/isomerase family protein, protein MLSFETLLYDVSEGVATVTFNRPEVLNATNDQFYKELSSLIREMAEDKNVVSIIITGAGRGFCAGADVKSMNPDMKLLDRRKRHRGILADVLRPLVMLEKPVIAAVNGPAVGAGFNLALAADILIASEAAVFSQIFTRLGLVPDLGGFYLLTRVVGLNKAKELCFTAKKIGAEEARSLGIANHVVPAAQLMDEARKLAREIAAGPPTALAMTKSLLNRSSTSTLEQMLDYESYAQTLAYTTPEHREGVAAFREKRAPNFRQSEG, encoded by the coding sequence ATTTTGTCCTTTGAAACCCTGCTTTATGACGTGTCCGAAGGTGTCGCGACCGTCACCTTCAATCGTCCCGAGGTGTTGAACGCGACCAACGACCAGTTCTACAAGGAACTGTCCAGCCTCATCCGCGAGATGGCGGAAGACAAAAACGTCGTCAGCATCATCATCACCGGCGCCGGCCGGGGCTTTTGCGCCGGCGCCGACGTCAAGTCGATGAACCCGGACATGAAGCTCTTGGATCGGCGGAAACGGCACCGAGGAATTCTGGCTGACGTGCTTCGCCCTCTAGTCATGCTGGAGAAGCCGGTGATCGCCGCCGTCAACGGCCCGGCGGTCGGTGCTGGATTCAACCTGGCGCTGGCAGCCGACATTCTGATCGCCAGCGAGGCAGCCGTCTTCAGCCAGATCTTCACGAGGCTCGGACTCGTGCCCGATCTCGGCGGCTTCTACCTGCTCACCCGCGTCGTTGGGCTCAACAAGGCGAAGGAGCTGTGCTTCACCGCCAAGAAGATCGGCGCGGAAGAGGCGCGCTCGCTTGGTATCGCCAACCATGTTGTCCCGGCAGCGCAGCTGATGGACGAGGCACGGAAACTCGCCCGCGAAATCGCCGCAGGTCCGCCGACGGCGCTGGCGATGACAAAGTCGCTGCTTAATCGCTCGTCGACCTCGACGCTCGAGCAGATGCTTGACTACGAGAGCTACGCGCAGACGCTGGCCTATACGACGCCGGAGCATCGCGAGGGGGTCGCGGCGTTTCGCGAGAAGCGAGCCCCAAATTTTCGTCAGAGCGAGGGCTGA
- a CDS encoding AMP-binding protein gives MANIADHLFRQARERGSKTALIFEERRYSFADIAERVRRLAGGLAILGVDVGSRVGIMVNARPEFIFFQQAVFALGGIVSPLNIFYRKNEIAHAIQSCDLQFLVIGREFLPNLPELGRAGTETMRRVVVIDLPPQEESGILVSAARLENAGNPIAEPVDLASDAIGLLLNTSATTGKAKGVMLSIANIRANYDPTPAWLGLDGSTVTLCALPLYNTFGLNQGINALMATGATMVLMRKFDAGLCLKAIQDHRCTFFPGVPTMLQKLFDHPEAPRYDLTSIRRVMTGAAPVPAALLERIYASMGRDTVVMTGYGLTEATAIVSLEHIELGPDGRVLRPKSIGKVLPGIEMRLVAEDGREATPGEVGEICVRGPNVMQGYYKMPDQTAIAIRDGWLHTGDLGLRDVDGHGYIVDRKKDVIIRGGQNIYPVDIEEVIYRHPGVREVAVIGVPDDTLGETPVAFVALQTPQSTTAEAIIAYCKEELAYFKVPSAVHFLPELPKGPTGKILRRGLRPQG, from the coding sequence CGAGGTTCGAAGACGGCGCTCATCTTCGAAGAGCGACGCTATAGCTTCGCCGATATCGCCGAGCGCGTGCGCCGGCTTGCGGGTGGTCTTGCGATTTTGGGGGTCGATGTCGGCTCGCGTGTCGGGATCATGGTGAACGCGCGGCCCGAGTTCATCTTCTTCCAGCAGGCAGTCTTCGCATTGGGCGGAATCGTCTCCCCACTCAACATCTTTTATCGCAAGAACGAGATCGCGCACGCGATCCAGAGCTGCGATCTCCAGTTCCTGGTGATCGGGCGCGAGTTCCTGCCCAACCTCCCGGAGCTTGGTCGGGCGGGCACCGAGACGATGAGGCGTGTGGTCGTGATCGATCTGCCGCCGCAGGAGGAGTCGGGCATTCTCGTTTCCGCGGCGCGCCTGGAGAACGCCGGCAATCCGATTGCCGAGCCGGTCGATCTGGCTAGCGATGCCATCGGGCTGCTCCTCAACACCAGCGCCACCACCGGGAAAGCCAAAGGCGTGATGCTCTCGATCGCCAATATCCGGGCGAACTACGACCCCACACCAGCCTGGCTCGGGCTCGACGGATCGACCGTCACGCTTTGCGCACTGCCGCTCTACAACACCTTCGGTCTGAACCAGGGGATCAACGCGCTGATGGCGACCGGCGCCACCATGGTTCTGATGCGGAAGTTCGACGCCGGCCTTTGCCTGAAGGCCATTCAGGACCACCGCTGCACCTTCTTCCCCGGCGTGCCGACCATGCTGCAGAAGCTCTTCGACCATCCGGAAGCGCCCAGGTACGACTTGACGTCGATCCGTCGGGTCATGACCGGCGCGGCGCCGGTACCGGCGGCTCTCCTGGAGCGGATATACGCGTCCATGGGGCGCGATACCGTGGTCATGACCGGCTATGGCCTCACCGAGGCAACGGCAATCGTCTCGCTCGAGCACATCGAGCTCGGCCCTGACGGTCGAGTATTGCGACCGAAGTCGATCGGCAAAGTGCTGCCTGGCATCGAGATGCGACTCGTGGCCGAGGACGGCCGCGAGGCTACGCCGGGCGAAGTCGGCGAGATCTGTGTTCGTGGTCCAAACGTCATGCAGGGCTACTACAAGATGCCTGACCAAACCGCGATCGCGATCCGCGACGGCTGGCTGCATACCGGCGATCTCGGCCTCAGGGATGTGGACGGACACGGCTACATCGTGGATCGCAAGAAGGACGTGATCATCCGCGGTGGCCAGAATATCTACCCGGTCGACATCGAAGAAGTGATCTACCGGCATCCCGGCGTGAGAGAGGTCGCGGTCATCGGCGTACCGGATGACACCCTGGGCGAGACGCCCGTCGCCTTCGTGGCCCTGCAGACACCGCAGTCGACGACAGCCGAGGCGATCATCGCATACTGCAAGGAAGAGCTCGCCTATTTCAAGGTTCCATCCGCTGTCCATTTCCTGCCTGAGCTGCCGAAAGGGCCGACCGGCAAGATTCTGAGACGCGGTCTGAGGCCGCAGGGATGA